A genome region from Manis javanica isolate MJ-LG chromosome 3, MJ_LKY, whole genome shotgun sequence includes the following:
- the LOC108389602 gene encoding uncharacterized protein, translated as MGSGLAAKRRGSRGRRRARCAHLTAEGVRCWPFAPRELRFWAQPAADGHPLAHPTGCPSAPALSTSQAQKDTGRGALRSLPPLPAPEQRLPGRLPSGCNVTQPRRRRLPCSSSGRDASRGRARAAAPPTAVSSALAWGPRPGRRGVSSGVGRLPTCQTYAALFVVCTKEEAAGGPRRPPPENSGLCDLLTQPGAGKTAETPNPRCEQR; from the exons ATGGGAAGCGGGCTGGCAGCCAAGCGTAGGGGCAGCCGAGGCCGCCGCCGAGCACGCTGCGCGCACCTGACCGCCGAGGGTGTGCGCTGCTGGCCCTTTGCTCCCCGGGAGCTCCGCTTCTGGGCACAGCCTGCAGCCGACGGGCACCCACTTGCTCACCCCACTGGATGCCCCAGTGCCCCCGCCCTCTCGACTAGTCAAGCTCAGAAAGATACCGGGCGCGGTGCCCTGCGTTCCCTCCCTCCTTTGCCCGCTCCGGAGCAGAGGCTCCCGGGTCGCCTCCCCTCCGGCTGCAACGTTACACAaccgcggcggcggcgcctgcCCTGCAGCAGCTCGGGGCGTGACGCTTCACGTGGCCGGGCTCGGGCCGCAGCGCCGCCGACTGCGGTCTCTTCTGCACTGGCCTGGGGACCGAGACCCGGGCGACGCGGTGTGTCCAGCGGGGTCGGCCGTCTCCCGACCTGCCAGACTTATGCGGCGCTGTTTGTGGTCTGCACCAAAGAGGAG GCCGCCGGAGGCCCCCGCCGACCTCCCCCGGAAAACTCCGGACTCTGTGACCTTCTAACTCAGCCTGGAGCAGGGAAAACAGCTGAAACTCCAAACCCGCGGTGTGAGCAGCGCTGA
- the BHLHE40 gene encoding class E basic helix-loop-helix protein 40 → MERIPSAQPPPACLPKAPGLEPGDLPGMDFAHMYQVYKSKRGMKRSEDSKETYKLPHRLIEKKRRDRINECIAQLKDLLPEHLKLTTLGHLEKAVVLELTLKHVKALTNLIDQQQQKIIALQSGLQAGELSGRNVEAGQEMFCSGFQTCAREVLQYLAKHENTRDLRSSQLVTHLHRVVSELLQGGTPRKPSDPAPKAMDFKEKPSSMAKGSEGPGKNCVPVIQRTFAHSSGEQSGSDTDTDSGYGGESEKGELRGEQLYFKSDRGRRFTVGERIGAIKQESEEPPTKKSRMQLSDDESHYSSSDLISSPFLGPHPHQPPFCLPFYLIPPSATAYLPMLEKCWYPTSVPVLYPGLNTSAAALTSFMNPDKLPAPLLMPQRLPSPLPAHPAIDSSALLQALKQIPPLNLETKD, encoded by the exons ATGGAGCGGATCCCCAGCGCGCAACCGCCCCCCGCCTGCCTGCCCAAAGCGCCAGGACTGGAGCCCGGAGACCTACCAGG GATGGATTTCGCCCACATGTACCAAGTGTACAAGTCGAAGCGGGGAATGAAGCGGAGCGAGGACAGCAAG GAGACCTACAAACTGCCGCACCGGCTCATCGAGAAAAAGCGACGTGACCGGATTAACGAGTGCATCGCCCAGCTGAAGGATCTCCTACCAGAACATCTCAAACTTACA ACTTTGGGTCACTTGGAAAAAGCTGTGGTTCTTGAGCTTACCTTGAAGCATGTGAAAGCACTAACAAACCTAATTGATCAGCAGCAGCAGAAAATCATTGCCCTGCAGAGCGGTTTACAAGCTG GTGAGCTGTCAGGGAGAAATGTTGAAGCAGGTCAAGAGATGTTCTGCTCAGGTTTCCAGACGTGTGCCCGGGAGGTGCTTCAGTACCTGGCCAAGCATGAGAATACTCGGGATCTGAGGTCTTCACAGCTTGTCACCCACCTCCACCGTGTGGTCTCGGAGCTGCTGCAGGGTGGTACCCCCAGGAAGCCCTCAGACCCAGCTCCCAAAGCAATGGACTTTAAGGAGAAACCCAGCTCCATGGCCAAGGGTTCTGAAGGCCCTGGGAAAAACTGTGTGCCTGTCATCCAGCGGACTTTTGCTCATTCCAGTGGGGAACAGAGTGGCagtgacacagacacagacagcgGCTATGGAGGAGAGTCAGAGAAGGGCGAATTGCGTGGTGAGCAGCTGTACTTCAAAAGTGATCGTGGACGCAGGTTCACCGTGGGAGAAAGGATCGGTGCTATTAAGCAAGAATCTGAAGAACCCCCCACTAAAAAGAGCAGAATGCAGCTCTCAGATGATGAAAGCCACTACTCGAGCAGCGACCTGATCAGCTCCCCGTTCCTGGGCCCACACCCGCACCAGCCTCCCTTTTGCCTGCCCTTCTACCTGATCCCACCATCAGCAACAGCCTACTTGCCCATGCTGGAGAAGTGCTGGTATCCCACCTCTGTGCCAGTGTTATACCCGGGCCTCAACACTTCTGCGGCAGCCCTCACCAGCTTCATGAACCCAGACAAGCTCCCAGCCCCCTTGCTCATGCCCCAGAGACTCCCTTCTCCCTTGCCAGCCCATCCGGCCATCGACTCTTCTGCCCTACTCCAAGCTCTGAAGCAGATCCCCCCTTTAAACTTAGAAACCAAAGACTAA